Proteins encoded together in one Ipomoea triloba cultivar NCNSP0323 chromosome 4, ASM357664v1 window:
- the LOC116015683 gene encoding acidic endochitinase-like produces the protein MAFKIIFGFSLLLLSLINICLGGEIAVYWGQNGNEGSLGDTCATNNYNIVNIGFLTVFGNGQTPVLNLAGHCDAASNQCSGLSEEIRACKSQGIKVLLSLGGAAGSDTLTSADDAKNVAQYLWDNFLGGQSPSRPLGDESLDGIDFDIEAGGGEFYDELAKALSAFGQKVYLSAAPQCPFPDQRLQGAINTGLFDCVWVQFYNNPPCQYSGDATNLLNSWNNDWSTIPTGKLFLGLPASPEAAGSGFIPADVLTSQILPAIKATPKYNGYSASIKPAV, from the exons ATGGCGTTTAAGATCATATTTGGCTTCTCTCTTTTGCTCCTTTCCTTGATTAACATCTGTCTCGGGGGAGAAATCGCCGTATATTGGGGCCAAAATGGGAATGAGGGCAGCCTGGGCGACACTTGTGCGACCAACAACTACAACATAGTAAACATCGGTTTCTTAACAGTGTTTGGGAATGGCCAAACTCCGGTTCTGAACCTTGCTGGGCATTGTGATGCTGCTAGTAATCAGTGTAGTGGCCTAAGCGAGGAGATCAGGGCCTGTAAGAGCCAAGGCATCAAAGTCTTGCTTTCCCTTGGAGGTGCTGCAGGAAGCGATACCCTTACCTCTGCTGATGATGCAAA GAATGTGGCACAATATCTTTGGGACAACTTTCTTGGAGGGCAGTCACCGTCAAGGCCACTGGGAGATGAAAGCCTAGACGGAATCGACTTTGATATAGAGGCCGGCGGCGGCGAATTCTACGACGAACTGGCCAAGGCCTTGTCGGCATTTGGACAAAAAGTCTACTTGTCAGCAGCTCCACAATGTCCATTCCCCGACCAAAGGCTACAAGGCGCCATAAACACCGGCCTTTTCGACTGCGTTTGGGTGCAATTCTACAACAATCCTCCCTGTCAATACTCCGGCGACGCCACCAATCTTTTGAACTCTTGGAACAATGACTGGTCAACCATTCCCACCGGAAAACTATTCTTGGGTTTGCCGGCTTCCCCGGAAGCAGCCGGAAGTGGTTTCATTCCGGCAGATGTGCTAACTTCTCAGATTCTCCCGGCAATCAAGGCCACACCCAAATACAATGGCTACAGCGCAAGCATCAAGCCAGCAGTTTGA